Proteins found in one Heptranchias perlo isolate sHepPer1 chromosome 23, sHepPer1.hap1, whole genome shotgun sequence genomic segment:
- the LOC137341455 gene encoding urotensin-2 receptor, with the protein MTTEGGLPEWNISTISTNVSVTDRLPPTASSVEELVVTCAIGTVLSLMFIIGVTGNIYTLVVMCHSMRSSASMYIYIINLALADLLYLSTIPFIVCTYFVKGWYFGDIGCRILFSVDFLTMHASIFTLTVMSTERYLAVVKPLDTVKRSKGYRKAIAVVIWLTSLLLALPMIIIIKLIQTRDKNICAPTWNLHVFKIYMTILFITSILAPGMIIGYLYIRLARTYWVSQVTTFNDKQTKRSPNQKVLYMIFTIVLVFWACFLPFWVWQMIEHYQSPLSMSQKTRGHINYLMTCLTYSNSCINPFLYTLLTKNYKEYLGNQQRSFGNSSSFQGRNQRFQRSCRRSLSTSSQHYTESMTLSQISGSNNSSI; encoded by the coding sequence ATGACAACTGAGGGTGGCCTCCCAGAGTGGAACATCAGCACCATCTCCACCAACGTTTCCGTTACTGACCGACTGCCACCAACAGCAAGTTCGGTGGAAGAGCTGGTGGTGACCTGCGCCATCGGGACCGTCCTATCTCTCATGTTTATCATCGGTGTGACAGGTAATATCTATACCCTTGTAGTGATGTGTCACTCCATGAGATCCTCCGCGTCAATGTACATCTACATCATCAACCTGGCGCTGGCTGAcctgctctacctctccaccatcccTTTCATCGTCTGCACTTACTTTGTGAAAGGTTGGTACTTCGGGGACATTGGCTGTCGGATACTGTTCAGCGTTGACTTTCTAACCATGCACGCCAGTATATTCACGCTGACGGTGATGAGCACCGAGCGTTATTTGGCCGTGGTCAAGCCCCTGGACACGGTCAAGAGGTCCAAAGGTTACAGGAAGGCCATTGCAGTGGTGATTTGGCTCACCTCCTTACTGCTCGCACTGCCCATGATTATTATCATCAAGTTAATACAGACCCGAGACAAAAATATTTGCGCTCCCACCTGGAACCTTCACGTCTTTAAAATCTACATGACCATACTCTTCATTACCAGTATTTTAGCTCCTGGGATGATCATTGGTTATTTGTACATTAGGTTAGCCCGGACCTACTGGGTCTCCCAGGTGACTACTTTTAACGATAAGCAAACCAAGCGTTCGCCTAACCAGAAAGTCCTCTACATGATCTTCACCATCGTCCTGGTTTTCTGGGCTTGTTTCCTGCCCTTTTGGGTGTGGCAGATGATCGAACACTACCAGTCCCCCCTCTCGATGTCCCAGAAAACGCGGGGCCACATCAACTACCTGATGACCTGTCTGACCTACAGCAACAGCTGCATCAACCCGTTCCTTTACACCCTGCTGACCAAGAACTACAAGGAATATCTGGGCAATCAGCAGCGGAGTTTCGGCAACAGCAGCTCCTTCCAAGGGAGGAACCAGCGTTTCCAGCGCTCGTGTCGCCGCTCCCTGTCCACCAGCAGCCAGCATTATACCGAGTCCATGACTCTCAGCCAGATCTCCGGCTCAAACAACAGCAGCATCTAG